A region of the Clostridium sp. AN503 genome:
GATAATAAAATCATAATCCTTTTCTATCTTCACCAACTCTTTTTTTAATAGAGCTTCCTTCTCAGGCTCGTCCAAAAGTTCAATCTCCGCACCCGCCAGATTTACATCAGAAGGCAGTACATCCAGATTCTCCTGAACTTCCCTGATAATGCATTCTTCCAACTGGCATTCTCCCATGAGAAGTTCGTATACAGTTTTATCCATGTATCCTTTTTCAAAACCAAGGCCGCTGGTGGCATTTCCCTGTGGATCAAAGTCCACTGTGAGGACTTTCTGGCCGGCTTCTGCCAGGCAGGCAGACAGATTGATGGCTGTAGTTGTCTTGCCCACACCGCCTTTTTGGTTTGCAATCGCTATTATTCTTCCCATATCTTATCCTTTTATTTGAAATACTGTTACAAATTTGTTACGCATGTCGGTTTTTAGTATATCACAATTCTTTATGTTTTCCTATGTTTATTATCAAATAATCTTTTATAAATTTGATTGACGGCTATTTTTACAACAATCCTGATTTTCGTTGTATAAGATTTCATTTTGTATTATACTAATTATAGTAGAAATACTGTAAGGAGGTATCTATGAAAGCAAAGAACAAATTACTTACATTGCTTATTTTGTCAGCCGGGGCCACTGCTGCTACTGCTGCGATCAACAAGTTTATTAAAGTCACTGCCACCTCCCGAAATCTTTTATCGGAACCCCAATCCCTGTGTTACAAATGGAGATTGGGCAATATTCATTATACTAAAACCGGATCAGGGAAGCCGTTACTTTTGATACATGACTTAAATTCTGCCTCCAGCGGATATGAATGGAGTCAGCTGATTCCCTGCCTTCAGGAGGAGTATATGGTCTATACGATCGATCTGCTTGGCTGTGGACGGTCTGAAAAACTCAATATGACTTATACCAATTATTTGTATGTCCAGTTGATTTCTGATTTTATCAAATCAGAGATTGGTCACCGTGTAAATGTCATTGCAACGGGAGAAGCCGCTTCTATCCCGGTGATGGCTTGCGCGAACAATCCGGAACTGTTTGATCAGCTTATGTTTATCAATCCGCTGAGTCTCCTGGATTTCAGTCAGTTTCCTGGCAAAACAGCCCGGATGTATAAGTTCATTTTGGACATACCTGTACTTGGAACTCTGCTCTATCATATCGCAAGCAGTAAACGTACACTTACACAGGAATTTGCTGTTCAAGGTTTTTACAATCCTTATCTGGTGAAGAGCTCTATTATAGATTCCTATTATGAGTCTGCTCATTTGGGTAACTCACCAAAGTCTATTTACGCAAGTGTAAAATGTAACTACACTAAGTGTAATATTGTGAACGCGTTAAAAAAGATTGATAACAGTATCTACTTGATCGGCGGCGCTGGAATAGAAAATATTGTAAACAGGCTGGATGAGTATAAGATATACAACTCTGCTATAGAGTCTGCGCTTATCCCTAATACAAAAGGACTCCCACAACTGGAGGCCCCCTCCGCACTGCATGATCTGATTAAAACCTACTTTAACTGATTAAATGTTTCACGTGAAACATTGGACTGTTAATTGACAATTATAAGTTTTATATTACTTTTACTTTATAATTTGAAATTTATGTTGACACGTACAGCATAAGTATTATTTTATATATATGGTTTATATGAAATGAAAGTTTTATTAGATACTATTTTCTTGTAAAACATAAATCGGCACTTTTTATTCACATTTATAGATTGAGTTGTAATTTTTCATTTGACACCTGTATTTTTCAAGAAAATATAAATCATGATTTAAAATATATATGTTTCACGTGAAACATAATTTCCGACCTTTTTTTATTAATTTAGTAGGTTATATAAATAGGAAATTGATATTTTAATTTATGTAAAATGCTAATAAAACTTGATATTTTATTGTTTCACGTGAAACATAAATTATTATTGTTAATTATATTCTATACGGAAGTTGTATTTCTATTGAAAATTTTATTTACACTAATTATAGACTAAAAATACAAAACAAAAATTTTAAACTAAAATAACTACTATCACTAAATCAACATAAAATTATAATGTTTCACGTGAAACATTATAATTTTATGTTATAATAATACCAGTCGATTTAATTTGACACCACTAGCTGATATTATATATTTTTTTATAATATCCACAAAATATCAAAGGAGAACATACATGATTAAATTTAACCATTTCAACTTCAATGTACTCAATCTTGAAAAAAGCCTGAAATTCTATAAGGATACTCTGAATTTAGAACCAATACGGGAAAAGACTGCCAGTGACGGTTCTTTTAAGCTTGTATATCTTGGAGACGGTTCAAGTGACTTTTCGCTGGAACTCACCTGGCTTCGTGACCGGACAGAACCGTACAATCTCGGTGAATGTGAATTTCACCTTGCCTTTATAACGGATGAATTTGAAAAACTGCATCAGCAACACAAAGACCAGGGTGTTATTTGTTATGAAAATGAATCTATGGGAATTTACTTTATCTCTGACCCCGATGGATATTGGATTGAAATTGTACCAGTAAGATAAGACAAATAGATTTTTTTAATAAAAAATAGTAAATATTCGGCGGTAATGAAACCCTCTTTCCAGTCGGAAAAAACCATGAAATCAGCATTACCGCTGTATGCAATACAATCCCACAAAGAGTAAAATGGTGCCCAGATGAACAAACAAAATTATGAACAGCATTGTGCGCCTTAGGCGGAAAAGGCACACTCGACAAATCAGAAATTGTGAGAGACTTTACTTTATGATATACGTAGCATGTGGAAAAGAACAGGATTATTTTATTGATTTTGTAGAAAATGCTTTAGGAATATTGGCAAAAGAGGATTACGCCTCTTTTATATCTATATTTGACAGTAGTCGTTTGTCAGAACACGACCTGGTTTTGGCTCTTAGATATTTAGACATATCCTGTCCTATATTGAAAATTGATGATCCGAAATTAGTAAAAAGCAAGAAACAAAATATTTGTTTGTTTGCCTTTAATGACGGCAGTGGGTATTATATGGATTATGACTTAACAACAGATGGTGCAATAAATGATTTAACAATTCAAATCGAATTTTTGAGAAAGGCAGAGGGGTATATAGTGGTTCTTGACGATTTGCATACCCTATAATATTTCAAAAGTATAACTTCTGGTTTCTCGGACCGATTTAAAAATACCTTATTGATAAAAGACGTACTACCCGTTTTTTGTGGTGCACAAATGGTTCCCAACTTTACAAAACCATGCTGTTAGAGATTATGCCGCCCTATTCGCAGGATCTGAGGAAACGCCCATTCAATGCAGGTTTACGGGATCAGCATACGATTTACCGCCTTTTGACTGCTGATTTAGCTATACAGGCAATAAAAAATAGAATACAAAAACAGTGTTACATTGATATGCACCACTCTGAGTAGACAAGTGAAACAATAATAATTTGTTACTTAAGAGGGAGCATATTCCATGGTAAAAGGCTTTTTATGATTATGTATTCAAAAATACAGAAATTATTCATCTGCTAAACTACAGCACTATAAAACTTCTATATTTTAACACCACTAGAATAACTGTTTGGATAGCTGTTGAAAAAATAGTTAAGATAACCTCTAAAACAACACAAAAAATACTTGTACGTAGACTTCTACTCGGCATAAAAACTGCCAGCAGGTTTTATCTACTGGCAGAAAAATCTTGCTTTTTCAATTGTCTACTTAACATGAAACAGCACACATACTTGAAAAACGCTATTTTATTTATTCACAACAATTCAGGATGACAGCAATATAGATACTTACCCAATAGGCTCCTTTGATGGAACTCCTGCTTTTCTGGGATACCTCTTTCCTGTCTTCTCCACCTTCTTGATCACTACAAGGGCTCGATCCGCTTCTGCTTCTGCCAACTCAAACCGTATGATCTCCTCAATATCTCCTCCCAATGCACGGATAGCTTTTCTTCCAGTCTCAAGCTCCTCATCTATCCTACCAGATTTATAAGGAACAAAGCATCCTCCAACTCGAACAAAAGGCAGACAATATTCAGAAAGCGTAGCTGCATTCGCTACTGCTCTCGACACACAAAAATCAAACTGTTCTCTGTATTTCACATCACGTCCGTAATCCTCTGCTCTGCCATGAATCGTCTCTATTTTATCAAGACCAAGTTTCTCTATCACTTCATTTAAAAACTTGATCCTTTTATTGAGAGAATCCAACAAGGTCAGCTTAAG
Encoded here:
- a CDS encoding alpha/beta fold hydrolase gives rise to the protein MKAKNKLLTLLILSAGATAATAAINKFIKVTATSRNLLSEPQSLCYKWRLGNIHYTKTGSGKPLLLIHDLNSASSGYEWSQLIPCLQEEYMVYTIDLLGCGRSEKLNMTYTNYLYVQLISDFIKSEIGHRVNVIATGEAASIPVMACANNPELFDQLMFINPLSLLDFSQFPGKTARMYKFILDIPVLGTLLYHIASSKRTLTQEFAVQGFYNPYLVKSSIIDSYYESAHLGNSPKSIYASVKCNYTKCNIVNALKKIDNSIYLIGGAGIENIVNRLDEYKIYNSAIESALIPNTKGLPQLEAPSALHDLIKTYFN
- a CDS encoding VOC family protein; protein product: MIKFNHFNFNVLNLEKSLKFYKDTLNLEPIREKTASDGSFKLVYLGDGSSDFSLELTWLRDRTEPYNLGECEFHLAFITDEFEKLHQQHKDQGVICYENESMGIYFISDPDGYWIEIVPVR
- the rsmG gene encoding 16S rRNA (guanine(527)-N(7))-methyltransferase RsmG, whose protein sequence is MEQYFVDKMTDGAKSLGITLSEKQLGQFYQYYELLIEWNKVMNLTAITELDEVISKHFIDSLSLIRAVKDLSGLHSSVIDVGTGAGFPGIPLKIAFPELKLTLLDSLNKRIKFLNEVIEKLGLDKIETIHGRAEDYGRDVKYREQFDFCVSRAVANAATLSEYCLPFVRVGGCFVPYKSGRIDEELETGRKAIRALGGDIEEIIRFELAEAEADRALVVIKKVEKTGKRYPRKAGVPSKEPIG